From Ischnura elegans chromosome 13 unlocalized genomic scaffold, ioIscEleg1.1 SUPER_13_unloc_1, whole genome shotgun sequence, a single genomic window includes:
- the LOC124172316 gene encoding uncharacterized protein LOC124172316: protein MASWSRQAVELLITAYEENRCLYEVSSPDYHNKEKRNTALKEMAAFIADVRPGTSQEDIRAKINGLRTQFMAERNKMRKGKKSGAGLDDIPKPTLWCYNALQFLERHSMPRQSVSNLVEVGNDNGSTSSCESPVISPFDNGSCVVAEMSSSSEGQATDFVALDKVDTPTTGSARMAKKRGQEPDIRQFLERASSALEDTKRRHTSNEHFGLFVGMELDKLDNAIVRKKAICDINNVLMNAFLEDQN from the exons ATGGCCTCCTGGAGTAGGCAAGCAGTGGAGCTTCTAATTACTGCATACGAAGAAAATAGGTGCCTCTATGAGGTATCATCCCCTGACTACCACAACAAGGAGAAGAGGAATACTGCCCTGAAGGAGATGGCTGCTTTTATAGCAgat GTGCGACCCGGGACATCCCAGGAAGATATTAGGGCCAAAATTAATGGTCTCCGGACCCAATTTATGGCTGAAAGAAATAAgatgaggaaggggaagaaaagtGGAGCTGGCCTGGATGACATCCCCAAGCCCACATTGTGGTGCTATAATGCATTGCAATTCTTGGAGAGGCACAGTATGCCCAGGCAGAGTGTCTCAAACCTAGTTGAAGTGGGTAATGACAATGGGTCTACAAGCAGCTGTGAG AGCCCAGTTATATCACCCTTTGACAACGGTAGCTGTGTGGTAGCGGAAATGAGTTCATCATCAGAGGGGCAAGCAACAGATTTTGTGGCCTTGGACAAGGTGGATACACCCACTACTGGGTCAGCCCGTATGGCAAAGAAGAGGGGCCAAGAACCAGATATTAGACAGTTCCTGGAGCGAGCCTCTAGTGCCCTTGAAGATACAAAAAGAAGACACACCTCTAATGAGCACTTTGGCCTCTTCGTTGGCATGGAGCTAGACAAATTAGATAATGCTATTGTGAGAAAAAAGGCAATTTGCGatattaataatgttttaatGAACGCCTTTTTAGAGGACCAAAATTAA